A window from Schistocerca gregaria isolate iqSchGreg1 chromosome 8, iqSchGreg1.2, whole genome shotgun sequence encodes these proteins:
- the LOC126284919 gene encoding cuticle protein 21-like, whose translation MMLLKLSVLLAALVCAARAGVVAPAVTYHAAAPVALAAHPGPIAYAAHPGPIAYHGAGPITYTTHAGAPLAYTTHAGAPLAYATHVAAPIAYATHAASAPVAYAAKAPVVAAGKVVAAAAESADFDPHPQYSFSYDVQDAITGDTKSQQETRDGDVVQGVYSLVEPDGSRRTVEYQADPVNGFNAVVHRDTGAVAVAKPVVGVGKVVAAAPALQYLKKY comes from the exons ATGATGCTCCTCAAG TTGTCGGTTCTGCTGGCGGCGCTGGTTTGCGCGGCGCGCGCCGGCGTGGTGGCGCCGGCGGTGACGTACCACGCGGCGGCGCCCGTCGCGCTGGCGGCGCACCCCGGGCCCATCGCCTACGCCGCCCACCCGGGCCCCATAGCCTACCACGGCGCCGGCCCCATCACGTACACCACGCACGCCGGCGCACCCCTGGCCTACACGACGCACGCCGGAGCGCCGCTCGCCTACGCCACGCACGTCGCGGCGCCCATAGCCTACGCCACGCACGCAGCCTCGGCACCCGTCGCCTATGCCGCCAAGGCTCCAGTCGTTGCGGCCGGAAAG GTTGTAGCAGCTGCGGCGGAGAGCGCAGACTTCGACCCGCACCCACAGTACAGCTTCTCGTACGACGTGCAGGACGCCATCACCGGAGACACCAAGTCCCAGCAGGAGACCCGCGACGGTGACGTCGTACAAG GCGTTTACTCGCTGGTGGAGCCCGACGGCTCCAGACGCACGGTGGAGTACCAGGCTGACCCGGTGAACGGCTTCAACGCGGTGGTACACCGCGACACGGGCGCCGTCGCCGTCGCCAAGCCGGTGGTCGGCGTCGGCAAAGTGGTGGCCGCCGCCCCCGCGCTCCAGTACCTGAAGAAGTACTAG